A single genomic interval of Musa acuminata AAA Group cultivar baxijiao chromosome BXJ3-4, Cavendish_Baxijiao_AAA, whole genome shotgun sequence harbors:
- the LOC135637332 gene encoding prefoldin subunit 1-like, translating to MADEANRVAFIEIQSRMIETTGKLKQVQNQIRAKEGEKKRAYLTMEELRQLSDDTNTYKSIGKAFVLEPKSLMLNEQEQKYKDSETAITSLQTSKEYLEKQMAEVENNLRELLQQDPGLAHQIMSMSVM from the exons ATGGCGGACGAAGCAAATCGAGTG GCGTTTATTGAGATCCAAAGCCGTATGATCGAGACTACCGGGAAGCTAAAGCAG GTACAAAATCAGATTCGTGCTAAAGAAGGTGAAAAGAAGCGTGCCTACCTAACAATGGAAGAACTTCGGCAGCTATCAGATGATACAAATACCTACAAGTCCATTG GTAAAGC gtttgttttggaaccaaaatCACTTATGCTGAATGAGCAAGAGCAGAAATACAAAGACAGTGAGACTGCTATAACTTCTTTGCAG ACCTCGAAAGAGTACCTGGAGAAGCAAATGGCCGAGGTGGAGAACAACCTGAGAGAGTTGCTTCAGCAAGACCCAGGTCTTGCACATCAGATTATGTCCATGTCTGTGATGTAA